The Enterobacter asburiae genome window below encodes:
- a CDS encoding methyl-accepting chemotaxis protein has translation MFKRIKVITLLISVLLVLGIMQVISAGIFINALNNDKDNFTVSQLSSKNVAEFTDAWISLNQARVTLNRGMLRLQSSMASQINGGQLNELVNTAKNLLADAQVHYDKYYALPNTPGLDENLAKRLEEQYRIYSATLTQMNVLLSQGNLEDMFKQNAEQKQNAMQTVYREWREAQATLTDKGIQDNESDYRRILWILSAVMLLVIVVIISSWVAMRRVLLLPLEEVINHIRAIAAGDLTQPIQAEGKNEMAILARNVQEMQTSLANTVGVVREGADTIYTGAGEISAGSNDLSSRTEQQAASLEETAASMEQLTATVKQNADNARQASRLALDASSTAKKGGNVVEGVVRTMDEIATSSSKIAQITNVIDGIAFQTNILALNAAVEAARAGEQGRGFAVVAGEVRTLAQRSAQAAKEIKALIDDSGERVNAGSQLVNEAGETMAEIVNAVTRVTDIMGEIASASDEQSRGIDQVGQAVAEMDRVTQQNASLVEESAAAAAALEDQAARLNEAVAVFKITRNQAVKAAPVKTYVPKAQPAAAASEGNWETF, from the coding sequence ATGTTTAAACGTATAAAAGTCATTACCCTTCTGATTTCGGTGCTGCTTGTGCTCGGTATCATGCAAGTGATTTCCGCCGGTATCTTTATCAACGCGCTGAATAACGATAAAGACAACTTCACCGTGTCGCAGCTTTCCAGCAAGAACGTGGCGGAGTTTACCGATGCGTGGATCAGTCTGAACCAGGCGCGCGTGACGCTGAACCGCGGGATGCTGCGTCTGCAAAGCAGCATGGCCTCTCAGATTAACGGTGGGCAGCTTAATGAGTTGGTCAACACGGCGAAAAATCTGCTCGCCGATGCACAGGTCCATTACGATAAATACTATGCCCTGCCAAATACGCCGGGCCTGGACGAGAACCTGGCCAAGCGTCTGGAAGAGCAGTACCGCATTTACTCTGCAACGCTGACGCAAATGAACGTTCTGCTGAGCCAGGGCAATCTGGAAGATATGTTCAAGCAGAATGCAGAGCAAAAGCAAAACGCGATGCAGACGGTTTACCGTGAATGGCGCGAAGCGCAGGCAACGCTTACCGATAAAGGCATCCAGGACAATGAAAGCGACTACAGGCGCATCCTGTGGATCCTCTCTGCGGTTATGCTGCTGGTGATTGTGGTGATTATCTCCAGCTGGGTAGCCATGCGCCGCGTGCTGCTGCTGCCTCTGGAAGAGGTGATTAACCATATTCGCGCTATTGCGGCAGGGGATTTAACCCAGCCGATTCAGGCTGAAGGTAAGAACGAAATGGCTATCCTGGCGCGCAACGTTCAGGAGATGCAGACCTCGCTGGCGAACACCGTGGGCGTGGTGCGTGAAGGCGCAGATACGATTTACACCGGTGCAGGCGAAATCTCTGCGGGCAGTAATGACCTCTCTTCCCGTACCGAGCAGCAGGCCGCGTCTCTGGAAGAGACGGCAGCCAGCATGGAACAGCTGACGGCAACCGTGAAGCAGAACGCCGATAACGCGCGTCAGGCTTCCCGTCTGGCGCTGGACGCCTCCTCAACGGCGAAGAAGGGCGGTAACGTGGTGGAAGGCGTGGTGCGTACAATGGACGAAATCGCCACCAGTTCCAGTAAAATCGCGCAAATTACTAACGTGATCGACGGTATTGCCTTCCAGACTAACATCCTGGCGCTAAACGCGGCGGTGGAAGCGGCGCGCGCGGGCGAGCAGGGCCGTGGTTTCGCGGTTGTGGCTGGGGAAGTGCGTACTCTCGCCCAGCGCAGTGCCCAGGCGGCGAAAGAGATTAAAGCGCTGATCGATGATTCCGGCGAGCGCGTGAACGCGGGCTCCCAGCTGGTTAACGAAGCCGGGGAGACGATGGCAGAGATCGTTAATGCGGTCACCCGCGTCACCGACATCATGGGCGAAATTGCCTCGGCCTCTGACGAGCAGAGCCGCGGTATTGACCAGGTAGGCCAGGCGGTAGCCGAGATGGACCGCGTGACCCAGCAGAACGCCTCGCTGGTAGAGGAGTCCGCGGCCGCGGCGGCGGCGCTGGAAGATCAGGCTGCACGCCTGAACGAAGCGGTGGCGGTGTTCAAAATCACCCGCAACCAGGCGGTAAAAGCGGCGCCGGTGAAAACCTATGTGCCAAAAGCGCAGCCCGCAGCGGCGGCGTCTGAAGGGAACTGGGAAACGTTTTAA
- the ytfE gene encoding iron-sulfur cluster repair protein YtfE: MAFRDQPLGELALSIPRASALFRKYDMDYCCGGKQTLARAASRKELDVEVIEAELALLAEQPVDKDWRTAPLAEIIDHIIVRYHDRHREQLPELILQATKVERVHADKPSVPRGLAKYLTLLHEELSSHMMKEEQILFPMIKQGMGGQAMGPISVMESEHDDAGELLEVIKHTTHNVTPPPEACTTWKAMYNGINEMIDDLMEHISLENNVLFPRALAGE, from the coding sequence ATGGCCTTTCGCGACCAACCCCTTGGCGAGCTGGCGCTCTCCATTCCTCGCGCTTCTGCGCTGTTTCGGAAATACGATATGGATTACTGCTGCGGCGGTAAGCAAACCCTGGCACGTGCGGCCTCGCGCAAAGAGCTGGACGTTGAGGTGATTGAAGCAGAGCTGGCGCTGCTGGCCGAGCAGCCCGTCGACAAAGACTGGCGAACCGCCCCGCTCGCTGAAATCATCGACCATATCATCGTCCGTTACCATGACCGCCACCGTGAACAGCTGCCGGAACTGATTCTGCAGGCAACCAAAGTTGAGCGCGTACATGCCGACAAACCTTCCGTACCGCGCGGCCTGGCGAAGTACCTGACCCTGCTGCACGAAGAGCTTTCCAGCCATATGATGAAAGAAGAGCAGATCCTCTTCCCGATGATAAAGCAGGGAATGGGAGGCCAGGCGATGGGGCCTATCAGCGTGATGGAAAGCGAGCACGATGATGCGGGTGAACTGCTGGAAGTGATCAAACACACCACCCACAACGTCACGCCGCCGCCAGAAGCGTGCACAACGTGGAAAGCGATGTACAACGGCATTAACGAAATGATCGACGACCTGATGGAACACATCAGTCTTGAGAACAACGTTCTGTTCCCGCGGGCATTAGCTGGGGAATAA
- the cycA gene encoding D-serine/D-alanine/glycine transporter yields MVDQVKVAATEEATSEQSLRRNLTNRHIQLIAIGGAIGTGLFMGSGKTISLAGPSIIFVYMIIGFMLFFVMRAMGELLLSNLEYKSFSDFASDLLGPWAGYFTGWTYWFCWVVTGMADVVAITAYAQFWFPGLSDWVASLAVIVLLLSLNLATVKMFGEMEFWFAMIKIVAIVGLIVVGLVMVLTHFQSPTGVQASFTHLWNDGGWFPKGISGFFAGFQIAVFAFVGIELVGTTAAETKDPEKSLPRAINSIPLRIIMFYVFALIIIMSVTPWSSVVPTKSPFVELFVLVGLPAAASLINFVVLTSAASSANSGVFSTSRMLFGLAQEGVAPSAFAKLSKRAVPAKGLTFSCMCLLGGVVMLYVNPSVIGAFTMITTVSAILFMFVWTIILCSYLVYRKQRPHLHEKSIYKMPLGKLMCWVCMAFFVFVLVLLTLEDDTRQALIVTPLWFIALGLGWVFIGKKRMAGIR; encoded by the coding sequence ATGGTAGATCAGGTCAAAGTCGCCGCTACAGAAGAGGCGACGTCTGAACAGTCGCTACGGCGCAATCTCACAAACCGTCATATTCAGCTCATTGCGATTGGGGGTGCCATCGGTACCGGGCTGTTTATGGGGTCAGGCAAAACCATCAGTCTCGCCGGGCCGTCGATCATCTTCGTTTATATGATCATCGGTTTTATGCTCTTCTTCGTGATGCGTGCAATGGGTGAATTGCTGCTCTCGAACCTCGAATACAAATCCTTTAGCGACTTCGCTTCTGACCTGCTCGGGCCATGGGCGGGCTATTTCACCGGCTGGACCTACTGGTTCTGCTGGGTCGTCACCGGTATGGCGGACGTCGTGGCGATTACCGCCTACGCGCAGTTCTGGTTCCCGGGGCTGTCGGACTGGGTCGCCTCGCTGGCGGTCATTGTTCTGCTGCTGAGCCTGAACCTCGCCACCGTTAAAATGTTCGGTGAGATGGAGTTCTGGTTCGCGATGATCAAAATCGTGGCGATTGTCGGGCTTATCGTCGTGGGTCTGGTGATGGTGCTCACCCACTTCCAGTCGCCAACGGGCGTGCAGGCGTCGTTTACCCATCTGTGGAATGACGGCGGCTGGTTCCCGAAAGGTATTAGCGGCTTCTTTGCCGGCTTCCAGATCGCGGTATTTGCTTTTGTGGGCATCGAGCTGGTGGGCACGACGGCAGCGGAGACCAAAGATCCCGAGAAGTCTCTCCCGCGCGCGATTAACTCTATTCCGCTGCGTATCATCATGTTCTACGTCTTTGCGCTGATCATCATTATGTCCGTGACGCCGTGGAGCTCCGTGGTGCCAACCAAGAGCCCGTTCGTTGAGCTGTTCGTGCTGGTAGGCCTGCCTGCCGCTGCGAGCCTGATTAACTTCGTGGTGCTGACCTCTGCGGCGTCTTCCGCGAACAGCGGCGTGTTCTCCACCAGCCGTATGCTGTTTGGCCTGGCACAGGAAGGCGTGGCGCCGAGCGCGTTCGCCAAGCTGTCTAAGCGCGCGGTACCGGCAAAAGGGTTGACCTTCTCCTGCATGTGCCTGCTGGGCGGCGTGGTGATGCTCTACGTGAACCCAAGCGTGATTGGCGCGTTCACTATGATCACCACGGTCTCTGCGATCCTGTTTATGTTCGTCTGGACCATCATCCTCTGTTCATACCTGGTGTACCGCAAGCAGCGCCCGCACCTGCATGAAAAATCGATCTACAAGATGCCGCTGGGCAAGCTGATGTGCTGGGTGTGCATGGCGTTCTTCGTCTTCGTGCTGGTTCTGCTCACGCTGGAAGATGATACCCGTCAGGCACTCATCGTCACGCCGCTGTGGTTTATCGCGCTGGGGCTGGGCTGGGTGTTTATCGGTAAGAAACGTATGGCAGGCATAAGGTAA
- the fklB gene encoding FKBP-type peptidyl-prolyl cis-trans isomerase codes for MTTPTFDTIEAQASYGIGLQVGQQLSESGLEGLLPEALVAGIADALEGKQPAVPVDVVHRALREIHERADAVRRARFEEMAAEGVKYLEENREREGVNSTESGLQFRVINQGDGAIPARTDHVRVHYTGKLIDGTVFDSSVARGEPAEFPVNGVIAGWIEALTLMPVGSKWELTIPHNLAYGERGAGASIPPFSTLVFEVELLEIL; via the coding sequence ATGACCACCCCGACTTTTGACACTATCGAAGCGCAGGCAAGTTACGGTATCGGCTTGCAGGTAGGACAGCAGCTGAGCGAATCCGGCCTGGAAGGTCTGTTACCAGAAGCGCTGGTGGCGGGTATCGCTGACGCGCTGGAAGGCAAACAGCCTGCCGTTCCGGTAGACGTTGTGCACCGTGCGCTGCGTGAAATCCACGAACGTGCTGACGCCGTGCGTCGCGCGCGCTTCGAAGAGATGGCGGCCGAAGGTGTGAAATATCTGGAAGAGAACCGTGAGCGTGAAGGCGTGAACAGCACCGAATCCGGTCTGCAGTTCCGCGTGATCAATCAGGGCGACGGCGCAATCCCGGCGCGTACCGACCACGTTCGCGTGCATTACACCGGTAAACTGATCGATGGTACCGTGTTCGACAGCTCCGTGGCGCGCGGTGAACCGGCTGAGTTCCCGGTCAACGGCGTGATCGCAGGCTGGATCGAAGCTCTGACCCTGATGCCAGTGGGTTCCAAATGGGAACTGACTATCCCGCATAACCTGGCCTACGGCGAGCGCGGCGCTGGCGCGTCCATTCCGCCATTCAGCACCCTGGTCTTTGAAGTCGAGCTGCTGGAAATTCTGTAA
- a CDS encoding OapA family protein produces MPGRFELKPTLAKIWQAPDNFRIMDPLPPLHRRGIIIGALMVIVGFLLPSGGDDIDTAPVTRNAQLDIQSQTRPQPDAQPMQTQLVTPSNDPGQVAPVEPEPIQDEQPQDQAAAPSQPQTQQPTGIEQQWRSYRVEPGKTLAQLFRDHNLPPTDVYAMAKVEGAGKPLSNLQNGQMVQIRQNASGVVTGLTIDTGSGQQVLFTRQPDGSFIRAR; encoded by the coding sequence ATGCCCGGGCGATTTGAACTGAAACCTACCCTGGCGAAAATCTGGCAGGCGCCGGACAATTTTCGCATCATGGACCCGCTGCCTCCTCTGCATCGCAGAGGGATCATCATTGGCGCGCTGATGGTGATCGTGGGCTTCCTGCTTCCTTCCGGGGGCGATGATATTGATACCGCACCCGTCACCCGCAATGCCCAACTGGACATTCAGTCGCAGACGCGGCCGCAGCCTGACGCACAGCCGATGCAGACGCAGCTCGTCACCCCGTCTAACGATCCGGGTCAGGTCGCGCCGGTTGAGCCAGAGCCCATTCAGGATGAGCAGCCGCAGGATCAAGCCGCCGCCCCGTCTCAGCCTCAGACGCAACAGCCTACCGGTATTGAGCAACAGTGGCGTTCCTATCGCGTAGAGCCGGGTAAAACTCTGGCACAGCTGTTCCGCGACCACAACCTGCCGCCAACCGACGTGTATGCCATGGCGAAGGTGGAAGGTGCGGGTAAACCGCTCAGTAACCTGCAGAATGGTCAGATGGTACAGATTCGCCAGAATGCCAGCGGGGTGGTGACAGGGTTAACGATTGATACGGGAAGTGGACAACAGGTACTGTTTACCCGCCAGCCAGACGGCAGTTTCATCAGGGCGCGTTAA
- the rplI gene encoding 50S ribosomal protein L9: MQVILLDKVANLGSLGDQVNVKAGYARNFLVPQGKAVPATKKNVEFFEARRAELEAKLADVLAAANARAEAINALGTVTIASKSGDEGKLFGSIGTRDIADAVSAAGVKVAKSEVRLPNGVLRTTGEHEVDFQVHSEVFAKLVVNVVAE; the protein is encoded by the coding sequence ATGCAAGTTATTCTGCTTGATAAAGTAGCAAACCTGGGCAGCCTGGGTGATCAGGTTAACGTTAAAGCGGGTTACGCACGTAACTTCCTGGTTCCACAGGGTAAAGCTGTTCCAGCTACCAAGAAAAACGTAGAGTTTTTCGAAGCACGTCGCGCTGAACTGGAAGCCAAACTGGCTGACGTTCTGGCGGCTGCTAATGCTCGCGCTGAAGCAATCAACGCACTGGGCACCGTTACCATCGCGTCTAAATCTGGCGACGAAGGTAAACTGTTCGGTTCCATCGGTACCCGCGATATCGCTGATGCAGTTTCTGCAGCAGGCGTTAAAGTGGCTAAGAGCGAAGTTCGTCTGCCGAACGGCGTTCTGCGTACCACTGGTGAGCACGAAGTTGACTTCCAGGTTCACAGCGAAGTGTTCGCTAAACTGGTTGTTAACGTTGTAGCTGAGTAA
- the rpsR gene encoding 30S ribosomal protein S18 → MARYFRRRKFCRFTAEGVQEIDYKDIATLKNYITESGKIVPSRITGTRAKYQRQLARAIKRARYLSLLPYTDRHQ, encoded by the coding sequence ATGGCACGTTATTTCCGTCGTCGCAAGTTCTGCCGTTTCACCGCGGAAGGCGTTCAAGAGATCGACTATAAAGATATCGCAACGCTGAAAAACTACATCACCGAAAGCGGTAAGATTGTCCCAAGCCGTATCACCGGTACTCGTGCAAAATACCAGCGTCAGCTGGCTCGCGCTATCAAACGCGCTCGCTACCTGTCCCTGCTGCCGTACACTGATCGTCATCAGTAA
- the priB gene encoding primosomal replication protein N gives MTNRLALSGIVCRAPLRKVSPSGIPHCQFVLEHRSVQEEAGFHRQAWCQMPVIISGHENQAITHSLTVGSAVIVQGFISCHKAKNGLSKMVLHAEQIDLIDSGD, from the coding sequence ATGACCAACCGTCTGGCGTTGTCCGGCATCGTATGCAGGGCTCCCCTTCGAAAGGTCAGTCCATCAGGAATTCCGCATTGCCAGTTCGTGCTTGAGCATCGTTCTGTGCAAGAGGAAGCCGGGTTTCACCGGCAGGCGTGGTGCCAAATGCCCGTTATTATTAGCGGACACGAAAACCAGGCCATTACTCACAGTTTAACGGTCGGTAGCGCAGTAATCGTTCAGGGGTTCATCTCTTGCCACAAGGCAAAGAACGGCCTGAGCAAAATGGTTCTGCATGCCGAGCAGATTGATTTGATAGATTCTGGAGACTAG
- the rpsF gene encoding 30S ribosomal protein S6, whose translation MRHYEIVFMVHPDQSEQVPGMIERYSAAITGAEGTIHRLEDWGRRQLAYPINKLHKAHYVLMNVEAPQEVIDELETTFRFNDAVIRSMVMRTKNAVTEASPMVKAKDERRERRDDFANETADDSDAGDSEE comes from the coding sequence ATGCGTCATTACGAAATCGTTTTTATGGTCCATCCTGACCAGAGCGAACAGGTTCCGGGTATGATCGAGCGTTACTCTGCTGCCATCACTGGTGCAGAAGGTACGATCCACCGTCTGGAAGACTGGGGCCGCCGTCAGCTGGCTTACCCGATCAACAAACTGCACAAAGCACACTACGTTCTGATGAACGTTGAAGCGCCGCAGGAAGTGATCGATGAGCTGGAAACTACCTTCCGCTTCAACGATGCCGTTATCCGCAGCATGGTTATGCGTACCAAAAACGCAGTTACCGAAGCATCTCCGATGGTTAAAGCGAAAGACGAGCGCCGTGAGCGTCGCGATGATTTCGCAAACGAAACCGCAGATGATTCTGATGCTGGGGATTCTGAAGAGTAA
- the yjfY gene encoding DUF1471 family protein YjfY, whose product MKKIALAIMAALLLSANAMAAIKIDSRQARNMDDVQSLGVIYINHNFATESEADQALNAETDAQGATYYHVMLTREPGSNGNMHASADIYR is encoded by the coding sequence ATGAAAAAAATCGCATTAGCCATAATGGCGGCGCTTTTGCTCAGTGCAAACGCGATGGCAGCCATCAAGATAGACAGCCGACAGGCCAGAAACATGGATGATGTGCAAAGCTTGGGCGTAATTTACATCAATCATAATTTCGCCACGGAAAGTGAAGCAGATCAGGCATTAAACGCAGAAACCGATGCGCAGGGCGCAACCTATTACCACGTGATGTTAACCCGTGAGCCCGGCAGCAACGGCAACATGCACGCCAGTGCAGATATTTACCGATAA
- the yjfP gene encoding esterase, which translates to MIEIEIRHLGDHEILHAMPAGKRDKPLPVVVFYHGFTSSKLVYSYFAVALAQAGFRVVMPDAPDHGARFTGNEQARLGQFWQILHGSLTEFAGLRDALYEAGLVADNRLAVAGASMGGMTALGIMTHHPEVKSVACLMGSGYFTSLAKTLFPPQDLTEMIATLTEWDVARALPRVADRPLLLWHGDADDVVPPEGTFRLQQALMNEGLDGNLTCLWEPGVRHRITPTALDATVAFFRQHL; encoded by the coding sequence ATGATTGAAATTGAAATACGCCACCTCGGCGACCATGAAATTTTACACGCGATGCCAGCGGGTAAACGTGATAAACCGCTGCCTGTTGTGGTTTTTTATCATGGGTTTACCTCATCGAAGCTGGTTTACAGTTATTTTGCGGTAGCGCTGGCGCAGGCGGGTTTTCGCGTGGTGATGCCAGATGCACCCGACCACGGCGCACGCTTTACGGGTAATGAACAGGCGCGGCTGGGGCAGTTCTGGCAGATTCTGCACGGGAGTCTGACCGAGTTTGCCGGGCTGCGCGATGCGCTTTATGAGGCAGGGCTGGTGGCCGACAATCGTCTGGCGGTAGCCGGGGCATCGATGGGCGGTATGACGGCGCTGGGGATTATGACGCATCATCCTGAAGTGAAGTCTGTCGCCTGTCTGATGGGCTCGGGTTATTTTACTTCACTGGCGAAGACCCTTTTCCCCCCTCAGGATTTAACGGAAATGATCGCGACGCTGACAGAGTGGGACGTGGCCAGGGCATTGCCGCGCGTGGCCGATCGCCCGCTGCTGCTGTGGCACGGTGACGCGGATGATGTGGTCCCGCCCGAGGGAACCTTCCGTCTGCAGCAGGCGTTAATGAATGAAGGGCTGGACGGTAATCTGACCTGCCTGTGGGAACCGGGCGTCCGCCACCGCATTACGCCAACGGCGCTGGACGCCACGGTGGCGTTTTTCCGCCAGCACCTGTAA
- the bsmA gene encoding biofilm peroxide resistance protein BsmA → MAIRKRDMVMRRFAALLLVFLLSGCSALQGTPQPAPPVADHPQEIRRNQTEGLQRMGTISALVRGSPDDAESAIKAQAVAAKADYYVIIMIDETIITGQWYSQAILYRK, encoded by the coding sequence ATGGCTATCAGGAAACGAGATATGGTTATGCGCAGGTTTGCTGCTTTATTGCTGGTGTTTCTGCTGAGTGGCTGTAGCGCGCTGCAGGGAACGCCGCAACCCGCTCCACCGGTCGCCGATCATCCACAGGAGATTCGTCGTAATCAGACGGAAGGATTACAACGAATGGGTACCATCTCCGCGCTGGTTCGCGGCTCTCCGGATGACGCAGAATCGGCAATAAAAGCACAGGCCGTCGCCGCCAAAGCAGATTATTACGTCATCATTATGATCGACGAAACCATCATAACGGGACAGTGGTATTCACAGGCCATTTTGTACCGTAAATAA
- the yjfN gene encoding DUF1471 family protease activator YjfN, with translation MELTMKRTLALTSLLLSAGLLSTTAQSAEFASADCVTGLNEIGQISVNNISGSPQDVERVVALKADEQGASWYRIIQMQEDNHIDRWRVQAILYV, from the coding sequence ATGGAGCTGACGATGAAACGAACTCTTGCTTTGACCTCACTGTTGCTCTCAGCAGGCCTGCTGAGCACCACCGCGCAGTCAGCAGAATTCGCCAGTGCTGATTGCGTGACTGGCCTGAATGAAATTGGCCAGATCTCCGTGAATAATATCTCGGGGAGCCCGCAAGACGTTGAACGTGTCGTGGCATTAAAGGCCGATGAGCAGGGTGCTTCATGGTATCGCATCATCCAGATGCAGGAAGATAACCATATCGATCGCTGGCGGGTACAGGCCATTCTCTACGTGTAA
- a CDS encoding methyl-accepting chemotaxis protein → MINFFRRAGLGSKLSLLTGVSVAMLFLLFTFLLSQKASQQLEALAVEDLHNQSTGMVDMVQMFNTSLSEEVESYTRLFTTFLPQPLNIDTSQTRTINGLSVPLLKGGDTGLHENNTLSDEFLNRTGAISTLFVRSGNDFVRVATSLRKENGDRAMGTVLDNASPAFAAVNKGEVYRGLALLFGKRYITQYQPVKNAEGQVIAIVFVGVDITHSWNVMREKILNRRLGESGHFFVLDRSNGKTRGQYLFHASEEGKLPKWDGATQQQLLGDKPGTLERTNDDGRTLKMAYTPLPGWNWTIVGEVDKSVLLSSVTAMRDRFLLAGVVLSILFAGLFVVLIRRMLTRPLRNVIHLARQYAAGDLRSSLPVTRQDEVGQLIDAINGIGGGLQKIVLQVREAAGEIHLGTNALAADTGEISEQINKQASSVEETSASMEQLAATVQQNAANMEQTQQLVGETSLAVHQGGETVTHAVSTMDDIREASKRIEDITRVIESIAFQTNILALNAAVEAARAGEHGKGFAVVAQEVRALAGRSANAVKEIEQLIGDTLRKVSEGHALSEQTRLAMDDIIIHIDNISQLVTEINHASREQSAGIGQVNLAMTHIGEASHINADRISRSEQTAQTLREKGSHLTQLVSLFQLKG, encoded by the coding sequence ATGATCAACTTTTTCCGCCGTGCGGGCCTGGGGTCGAAACTCTCGCTGCTAACTGGCGTCAGTGTCGCCATGCTGTTTCTGCTATTCACTTTTCTGCTCAGCCAAAAAGCCAGCCAGCAGCTTGAAGCCCTTGCGGTAGAAGATCTGCATAATCAGTCCACCGGCATGGTCGACATGGTGCAGATGTTTAATACCAGCCTGAGTGAAGAGGTTGAGAGCTATACCCGTCTGTTTACCACCTTTTTACCGCAGCCCCTGAACATTGATACTTCCCAAACCCGGACGATTAACGGGCTCAGCGTTCCGCTTCTGAAAGGCGGAGACACCGGGCTGCATGAAAATAACACCCTTTCGGACGAGTTCCTGAACCGTACGGGAGCCATTTCGACGCTGTTTGTACGCAGCGGTAACGACTTTGTTCGCGTAGCCACTTCCCTGCGCAAAGAGAATGGCGATCGGGCAATGGGTACCGTTCTGGATAACGCCAGCCCGGCCTTTGCTGCCGTCAACAAAGGTGAAGTCTACCGCGGCCTGGCGCTGCTGTTCGGCAAACGCTACATCACCCAGTACCAGCCCGTTAAAAACGCCGAAGGGCAGGTCATTGCGATCGTCTTTGTCGGGGTGGACATCACCCACTCCTGGAACGTCATGCGCGAGAAAATCCTCAACCGCCGCCTGGGCGAGAGCGGTCACTTCTTCGTGCTGGATCGCAGCAACGGCAAAACGCGCGGGCAATACCTGTTCCATGCCAGCGAAGAAGGAAAACTGCCGAAGTGGGACGGCGCAACGCAGCAGCAGCTTCTGGGTGACAAACCCGGCACGCTGGAGCGTACAAACGACGACGGCAGGACGCTGAAAATGGCCTATACCCCGCTGCCGGGCTGGAACTGGACTATCGTGGGCGAAGTGGATAAATCGGTGCTGCTCTCAAGCGTTACCGCCATGCGCGATCGCTTCCTGCTGGCCGGCGTGGTCTTATCCATCCTTTTCGCTGGCCTGTTCGTGGTCCTGATTCGCCGGATGCTGACCCGACCGCTGCGCAATGTGATCCACCTTGCCCGGCAATATGCCGCAGGGGATCTCCGTTCCAGCCTGCCCGTGACCCGCCAGGATGAAGTCGGCCAGCTGATCGATGCTATCAACGGCATCGGCGGCGGCCTGCAAAAAATTGTCCTGCAGGTTCGTGAGGCAGCAGGCGAGATCCATTTGGGCACCAATGCGCTGGCCGCCGACACCGGCGAGATTTCAGAGCAGATCAACAAGCAGGCCAGCAGCGTGGAAGAGACGTCTGCCAGTATGGAGCAGCTGGCCGCCACCGTTCAGCAAAATGCCGCCAACATGGAGCAAACGCAGCAGCTGGTGGGCGAAACCTCGCTCGCGGTCCATCAGGGTGGTGAGACGGTCACCCACGCGGTGTCGACCATGGACGACATTCGCGAAGCGTCAAAACGCATCGAAGACATCACGCGCGTGATCGAATCCATCGCTTTCCAGACCAACATTCTGGCGCTGAATGCGGCAGTGGAAGCGGCCCGCGCAGGCGAGCACGGAAAAGGGTTTGCAGTTGTCGCGCAGGAAGTTCGCGCGCTGGCGGGACGCAGCGCTAACGCGGTGAAGGAGATTGAACAGCTAATTGGCGATACGCTCAGAAAAGTGAGTGAGGGTCATGCGCTGTCTGAACAGACGCGCCTGGCGATGGATGACATCATCATTCATATCGATAACATCAGCCAGCTGGTCACCGAGATTAACCATGCCTCACGCGAGCAGTCCGCCGGGATCGGCCAGGTGAACCTCGCCATGACCCATATTGGCGAAGCGTCGCATATCAATGCCGATCGCATCTCACGCAGCGAGCAAACGGCTCAAACGCTGCGCGAGAAGGGTTCACACCTGACTCAGCTGGTGAGTCTGTTCCAGCTAAAAGGCTAG